GTTAAAACCCCATGTCCGGTTATGAACGACGGGGGTACGGACCCGATTGTCCGAATACGAAAATAATGATAGAATAGCGGAAAGACCGGTATACCAGTGCGGCGTTTTCTGTTTTTCATAAAGGAGTCGTATGAAAAAGGCGATTTATGCATTTTCCGGCGACCCGATTACCTTCGGGCATATCGATATCGTCAAGCGGGCGACACGCGTTTTCGATGAGGTGACGGTCGGTATCGGTGTCAATCCGGGAAAGCGGTATACCTTCACCCTTGAAGAGCGGACGCAGATGGCGAGGAAATCCCTTGCCGGGATCGAGCATGTCAAGGTGGTCGCGTTCAAGGGGCTTCTGGTCGATTATGCCTTTGAACACGGGATACCGGTGATTATCAAGGGGGTGAGAAACGCGGCCGATTTCGATTACGAGGTAATGCTTCATCATCTGAGTGAAAGTCAGAAACTCGACATCGATACCTATATGCTGCCCGCGAAACAGGATCTCACCCATGTGAGTTCAAGCGCCGCCAAAGCCCTTCAGCAGGAACACGGCCTCGTTCATGAATATGTCCCCCTCCATGTAAAAATGTGCCTGGAAGCGAAAATGTCAGGGCAATATATTATCGGGATTACCGGAGAAATCGGGACCGGTAAATCCTATGTCAGTGAAAAAATCAGGGAATTGGGTTTGATTCACCATATCCCCGTCTTTCATATCGAACTCGATCATATCGGGCATCGAATCCTGGGAGACCTCACGGAGCCCCTTTACCAAAAGGTGAGGGAGGAGATCGAAAAAAAATTCGGGAGTGAAGTAAGACTCAAAGACGGCGGTATCAACAGAAAGGTACTCGGAGAAATCGTTTTCTCCAATCGTGAGAAACTGGAGGAACTCAATACCCTCCTCTATCTGCCGCTTATGGTCCGTTTACGTCACGAACTTCACGGGAAAAAAGGCCTTATCCTCTTCAATGCGGCCCTTATAGCGGAAGGGGGCATGTCGAATCTTTGTAACAATAATGTCGTTCTTGTCACCGCGGACAGGGAAAGTCAGGAGCGCCGGCTCAGGGAACGCGACCTCACGAAAACCCAGATACGGAAACGGCTTCAAAGTCAGTTCAATACGGATCAGAAGACACAAACCATCATGGCCCGGATTGAAAGCTCACGGCAGGGCGTCATGTGGCGCTACGACAATTCGGATTCGACCGATCCGAATGAAACAAGGAATCTCTTTTACAGGATCATCAATCATGTGGATATGTATGGTGAACTCAGGTTCCAATCACTCTGGGAACGCTTGACGCAACAGACGAATTACAGGCAGGTATACGACCGGCTTCTTCAGTCGTATTCCGAGAAGACGCGCGCATATCACACGCTTTCGCATATAGTCCGGGGGCTGGAAGAGATCGTCGGTGTCATGGATATGCTTCAGGATAGCGATGCCCTTTCGTGCGCGTGGTGGTTCCATGACGTTATTTACCGGCCGCATGCCGCGACCAACGAACGTGAGAGTGCCGGATATGCCGGGAATGTATTGAGGGACGCGGGCTGCGGTGAGGGATTTATCGCAAAGGTAACGGCCCTGATTCGAAATACCGATCATACGGGACCGGCAATACAAGACGATGCGCTAAAGCAGCCGGATGCCGATATGATACGTGATATCGACCTTTCCGTGCTTGGTACATCCTGGGAAGATTTTCGCGCGTATGAAGAAAAAATAAAGAGTGAATACTCGATGATGTCACCCGTGGAATACCGGGATAAAAGAACGGAGATGCTAAAGGAGATGCTCAAACGTCCTTCCATTTATCTCTCCGATTATTTCAGAACCCGTTATGAAACACGGGCGCGTGAGAATATCGAACGGCTGCTTTCGAGGGGACTGGAGACATAGGGCATGAGCATCCCCCTCTATGATATCGTCATTATCGGTGCGGGTGTCTCGGGCAGCGCGATCGCGCGGAAGCTTTCCGAATATCGACTCGATGTCGCCGTTCTGGAAAAACATGTCGATGTTTCATTCGGCGTCTCGAAAGCCAACTCGGGAATTATTCATGCGGGATTTCACCATAAGCCCGGCGCACTCAAAACCACACTCGAGACACGGGGAAACAGGATGTTCGACGAGTTGCATCGGGAACTCAATTTCCCGTTCAAAAGAATCGGCATCATCGTCTGTGCCTTTTCCTATGAAGAAATGAAAGTCATCAATGTCCTCCATGAGCAGGGGATAAAAAACGGTGTCGAGGGAATCGTTATCTGCAACAGGGACAAGATACATGAACTCGAACCGGGACTCAACCGTGACGTGATCGGGGGACTCTACGCGCCCTCGGGCGGCATTATCGAACCGTATCAGTTCGTCTTTTCGCTTATGGAATCCGCCCGAAAAAACGGTGTCGATCTCCATACCGATTTCAATGTCGAACGCGCCGAATATTCCGCGGGAGTCTATACCCTTTATTCCACCTACAATGAAAAGGTCAGGTCGCGTTATGTGATCAATGCTGCTGGACTCCACGCGGATGATGTGTCGAGAA
Above is a genomic segment from Spirochaetales bacterium containing:
- the coaD gene encoding pantetheine-phosphate adenylyltransferase produces the protein MKKAIYAFSGDPITFGHIDIVKRATRVFDEVTVGIGVNPGKRYTFTLEERTQMARKSLAGIEHVKVVAFKGLLVDYAFEHGIPVIIKGVRNAADFDYEVMLHHLSESQKLDIDTYMLPAKQDLTHVSSSAAKALQQEHGLVHEYVPLHVKMCLEAKMSGQYIIGITGEIGTGKSYVSEKIRELGLIHHIPVFHIELDHIGHRILGDLTEPLYQKVREEIEKKFGSEVRLKDGGINRKVLGEIVFSNREKLEELNTLLYLPLMVRLRHELHGKKGLILFNAALIAEGGMSNLCNNNVVLVTADRESQERRLRERDLTKTQIRKRLQSQFNTDQKTQTIMARIESSRQGVMWRYDNSDSTDPNETRNLFYRIINHVDMYGELRFQSLWERLTQQTNYRQVYDRLLQSYSEKTRAYHTLSHIVRGLEEIVGVMDMLQDSDALSCAWWFHDVIYRPHAATNERESAGYAGNVLRDAGCGEGFIAKVTALIRNTDHTGPAIQDDALKQPDADMIRDIDLSVLGTSWEDFRAYEEKIKSEYSMMSPVEYRDKRTEMLKEMLKRPSIYLSDYFRTRYETRARENIERLLSRGLET